From a single Hydrotalea sp. genomic region:
- the mce gene encoding methylmalonyl-CoA epimerase, whose amino-acid sequence MNRDANNVINGFMDEALPQPANTPLQSSPSPIMPATTSLLKRLNHIAIAVPDIERARADYQQSFGVAVSNVTPLPAHGVAVVFITLPNTKIELIHPLDDKSPIANFLKKNPSGGIHHLCYEVTDILKARDQLRAQGYNILGSGEPTIGAHDKPVLFLHPKDFHGTLIELEQV is encoded by the coding sequence TTGAATCGCGATGCGAATAATGTTATCAATGGATTTATGGACGAAGCCTTGCCCCAACCCGCTAACACCCCGTTGCAATCATCACCGTCGCCGATAATGCCCGCCACAACATCCCTGCTAAAACGCCTCAACCATATCGCCATCGCCGTGCCCGATATCGAACGGGCACGCGCCGATTACCAACAATCATTTGGCGTTGCGGTATCAAACGTCACCCCCCTGCCCGCCCATGGCGTGGCGGTGGTTTTTATCACCCTACCAAACACCAAAATCGAACTCATCCACCCGCTTGACGATAAATCCCCCATCGCAAATTTTTTAAAAAAAAACCCGAGCGGCGGCATCCACCACCTGTGTTACGAGGTCACCGATATTTTAAAAGCCCGCGACCAATTGCGTGCCCAGGGCTATAATATATTGGGCAGTGGCGAGCCAACCATCGGCGCGCATGATAAACCGGTGCTGTTTCTTCACCCCAAGGATTTTCACGGCACCTTGATAGAATTGGAACAGGTGTAA
- a CDS encoding DUF1467 family protein: protein MVALVSGFFSYLVYFITIWVGVFFMCLPLFHPEPPKKIGKGHATSGPANPQVGKKILLSFAITALLLVIIITLQHFHILPTLEDFDK from the coding sequence ATGGTGGCATTGGTCAGCGGTTTCTTTTCCTACTTGGTTTATTTTATAACCATTTGGGTCGGTGTGTTTTTCATGTGCCTGCCACTTTTCCACCCCGAACCGCCAAAAAAAATTGGCAAGGGTCACGCGACATCCGGCCCGGCCAATCCACAAGTCGGCAAAAAAATTCTGTTATCATTTGCCATCACCGCGCTGTTGCTTGTCATTATCATTACCCTGCAACATTTTCATATTTTGCCAACGCTCGAAGATTTTGACAAATAA
- a CDS encoding proline--tRNA ligase, with protein MHKTPPSIDFLRLSQAFLPTLKENPAEAQIVSHRLMLRAGMIKQLSAGLYSWLPLGLRVMNKIANIIREEQAKTGAQEIMMPTIQPAELWQESGRYEDYGKEMLRVKDRGDRDLLYGPTAEEVVTSIFRDSIKSYKHLPQNLYQIHWKFRDEIRPRFGVMRGREFLMKDGYSFDYDAAQGKRAYQKIFVSYLRTFARLGLTAIPMQADTGPIGGDSSHEFIILADTGESQVFCDKTILSLNPLDGGIDYEKDLSAVIKNWTTPFAATEEKFDEAAFKKLPAENQLSARGIEVGHIFFFGDKYSKPMKAVVQDPTGNLVPVQSGSYGIGVSRLVGGMIEANHDDHGIIWHPSVSPYDVAVLNLKAGDEKLDAACEQLSQELLQAGLSIMLDDRDLRAGEKFAEHDLLGISFQIILGPKSLAAGMVEIKDRKTGKRDEVALPQAIEFLRNLRAAYLK; from the coding sequence ATGCACAAAACACCGCCATCTATCGACTTCCTACGCCTGAGCCAGGCCTTCCTGCCGACGCTCAAGGAAAACCCGGCCGAGGCGCAAATTGTCTCGCACCGCTTGATGCTCCGCGCTGGCATGATAAAACAATTATCGGCCGGGCTTTACAGCTGGCTACCGCTGGGCCTACGCGTCATGAACAAAATCGCCAATATCATCCGTGAAGAACAGGCAAAAACCGGTGCGCAGGAAATTATGATGCCGACCATCCAACCGGCCGAGCTATGGCAAGAATCCGGCCGTTACGAAGATTACGGCAAGGAGATGTTGCGGGTTAAAGACCGCGGCGACCGCGACCTGCTTTATGGCCCAACCGCCGAGGAAGTGGTGACATCCATTTTTCGCGACAGCATAAAATCTTACAAACACCTGCCGCAAAATCTTTACCAAATCCATTGGAAGTTTCGCGATGAAATTCGCCCGCGATTCGGGGTGATGCGCGGCCGCGAATTTTTGATGAAGGACGGTTATTCGTTCGATTACGACGCGGCGCAGGGCAAGCGCGCCTACCAGAAAATTTTTGTTTCCTATTTGCGCACCTTTGCGCGGCTCGGCTTAACCGCCATCCCGATGCAGGCCGACACCGGCCCCATCGGCGGCGATTCATCGCACGAATTTATCATTCTGGCCGACACCGGCGAAAGCCAAGTTTTTTGCGATAAAACCATCCTGTCGCTGAACCCGCTCGATGGCGGCATCGATTATGAAAAAGATTTAAGCGCGGTGATAAAAAATTGGACGACGCCATTTGCCGCGACCGAGGAAAAATTTGACGAGGCGGCTTTTAAAAAACTACCCGCCGAAAACCAACTATCGGCGCGCGGTATTGAGGTCGGGCATATTTTCTTCTTCGGCGATAAATATTCAAAACCGATGAAGGCCGTCGTCCAAGACCCAACCGGCAATTTGGTGCCGGTGCAAAGCGGCTCCTACGGCATTGGCGTGTCGCGGCTGGTCGGCGGCATGATAGAGGCCAACCACGATGACCATGGCATTATTTGGCATCCATCGGTTTCGCCCTACGATGTTGCGGTGCTCAACCTAAAGGCCGGCGATGAAAAATTAGACGCCGCCTGCGAACAATTGTCGCAGGAATTGTTGCAGGCCGGCCTGTCGATTATGCTTGACGACCGCGACCTGCGGGCCGGGGAAAAATTTGCCGAACATGACCTGCTCGGCATATCATTCCAAATAATTCTCGGGCCAAAATCCCTGGCCGCCGGCATGGTTGAAATCAAAGACCGCAAAACCGGCAAGCGCGACGAGGTTGCCTTGCCGCAGGCTATCGAATTTTTACGAAACTTACGTGCGGCCTACCTGAAATAA
- a CDS encoding molybdopterin molybdotransferase MoeA produces the protein MQSVRESFTLLMAGIKPIKPSDAVSVTLTTDIDKTLQQLIGQILAKPVVAQLTMPQAAMSAMDGFAVRADDIATIPCTLPIVGASHAGAPHSKPLARGEAIKIFTGGLLPKNADAVVIVENTQTKNNQVIINEKPAKNNFVRPAGLDFKKGDELMAVGDVITARGLSLMVASGQKKITIKRKPIIGVLSTGDELQPIGKKLQPHQIHPTNSYSLCALITNSGGVAVDLGVARDNPSDLAKKLMRAKNCDAVVTTGGASVGEKDFVKEVIDNKKYKLRGRIDFWRIAMRPGKPIIVGNLHGGRTHFLGLPGNPASALITGLIFIPAMIKKLQGQMPRLLDDMAVTMPLAVAMPANGARQDYMRAKIVDGRVAPLATQDSSMLKFLYDSHGLIIRPINDAAKKPKDNVMFLPLQQFHLY, from the coding sequence ATGCAATCGGTACGCGAATCCTTTACATTGCTGATGGCAGGTATAAAACCAATCAAGCCAAGCGATGCCGTGTCGGTAACATTGACAACGGACATTGATAAAACCCTCCAGCAACTTATCGGGCAAATTTTGGCAAAACCGGTGGTGGCGCAACTGACCATGCCCCAGGCCGCCATGTCGGCGATGGATGGTTTCGCGGTGCGGGCCGATGATATTGCCACCATCCCCTGCACCCTGCCGATTGTCGGTGCCAGCCACGCCGGTGCGCCGCATAGCAAACCCTTAGCGCGCGGTGAAGCGATAAAGATTTTTACCGGCGGGCTTCTGCCAAAAAATGCCGACGCCGTGGTGATTGTCGAAAACACCCAAACCAAAAATAACCAGGTCATCATCAATGAAAAACCAGCCAAAAATAATTTTGTTCGCCCTGCCGGATTGGATTTTAAAAAGGGCGATGAATTGATGGCGGTGGGTGATGTTATCACGGCACGCGGCCTGTCGTTAATGGTTGCCAGCGGGCAAAAAAAAATTACCATCAAGCGCAAACCAATTATTGGCGTTTTATCAACCGGCGACGAATTGCAACCTATCGGCAAAAAATTGCAACCGCATCAAATTCACCCGACCAATAGCTACAGCCTGTGCGCCCTGATAACCAACAGCGGCGGCGTGGCGGTTGATTTGGGCGTGGCGCGCGACAACCCAAGCGATCTTGCCAAAAAATTAATGCGCGCCAAAAATTGCGATGCGGTGGTCACCACCGGTGGCGCGTCGGTCGGCGAGAAAGATTTTGTTAAGGAAGTCATCGATAATAAAAAATACAAATTACGCGGCCGTATCGATTTTTGGCGAATCGCCATGCGCCCGGGGAAACCAATCATCGTTGGCAACCTGCATGGCGGGCGCACGCATTTTTTGGGCCTGCCGGGGAATCCGGCATCGGCCCTTATCACCGGTTTGATTTTCATTCCAGCGATGATAAAAAAATTGCAAGGGCAAATGCCGCGGTTGTTGGATGACATGGCGGTGACAATGCCGCTGGCGGTGGCCATGCCCGCAAATGGCGCGCGCCAAGATTACATGCGGGCAAAAATAGTTGATGGCCGCGTTGCGCCGCTGGCGACTCAGGATAGCTCGATGTTAAAATTTTTATACGACAGCCATGGTTTGATTATCCGCCCCATCAACGACGCGGCGAAAAAACCAAAAGACAATGTGATGTTTTTGCCGTTGCAACAATTTCATCTGTATTAA
- the thrC gene encoding threonine synthase — MFYISTRGDNQPLTFSEVVLKGLAPDGGLYVPAKPPVLSDDLLRRGHELSLIDFAVELLSPFIADDKIVGRDDLRKFLAASLALFADQTEKSWPPLYKNIWLLELFHGPTLSFKDVAMQFLGQLFDHILTRLDKKITIVAATSGDTGSAAIHAFRRVKRAQVVVFHPAGKVSQFQQKQMTTVQDDNIHNIAIRGSFDDCQDMVKQLFATPDLATRYGFSAVNSINWARVMMQMVYHARAAVMLHHQTKQAINIAVPSGNFGNMLAGYYVRQMGFPVDKLLVATNENDILYRFFNDNNMTVAQVKQTHSPSMDIQISSNLERYLYELFGRDAAVLKEKMITFRKTGKLLLSPEIYKKAQHDFLAVRVGNDDNLRAMKDWFDKTGKLFDPHSTIALRALENHCDAGGEESESPWLALATADARKFSVAIDRAGMPQPPLSDDLKTMLAMPEKLTILDNDIQSVAQYLAGNLV, encoded by the coding sequence ATGTTTTATATTTCAACCCGCGGCGACAACCAGCCACTAACTTTTAGCGAGGTTGTGCTAAAGGGGCTGGCGCCCGATGGCGGGTTATATGTGCCGGCAAAACCGCCGGTTCTCTCTGACGATTTGTTGCGGCGCGGCCACGAATTATCGCTTATCGATTTTGCCGTCGAATTATTATCGCCATTTATCGCCGACGACAAAATTGTTGGCCGTGATGATTTGCGCAAATTTCTGGCCGCGTCCTTGGCTTTATTTGCCGACCAAACTGAAAAATCTTGGCCACCGCTTTATAAAAATATCTGGCTGTTGGAATTATTTCATGGCCCGACGCTGTCTTTTAAAGACGTCGCGATGCAATTCCTCGGGCAATTGTTTGACCATATCTTGACCAGGCTGGATAAAAAAATAACCATCGTGGCGGCGACGTCGGGGGATACAGGCTCGGCGGCGATTCATGCCTTTCGCCGGGTGAAGCGGGCGCAGGTGGTGGTGTTCCACCCGGCGGGCAAGGTATCACAATTCCAGCAAAAACAAATGACGACGGTGCAGGACGATAATATTCACAACATCGCCATCCGTGGCAGTTTTGACGATTGCCAAGACATGGTGAAGCAATTGTTCGCCACGCCCGATTTGGCAACGCGTTATGGTTTTTCGGCGGTGAATTCTATCAATTGGGCCAGGGTGATGATGCAGATGGTTTATCACGCGCGGGCCGCGGTGATGTTGCACCACCAAACCAAGCAAGCGATAAATATCGCCGTGCCATCCGGCAATTTTGGCAACATGCTGGCGGGGTATTATGTTCGGCAGATGGGTTTTCCCGTGGATAAATTATTGGTCGCGACCAACGAGAATGATATTCTTTATCGTTTTTTTAACGACAACAACATGACCGTGGCGCAGGTCAAGCAAACCCATTCGCCGAGCATGGATATTCAGATTTCGAGTAACCTTGAACGTTATCTATATGAATTGTTCGGCCGCGATGCCGCAGTGTTAAAGGAAAAAATGATAACATTTCGCAAAACCGGTAAATTATTGTTGTCGCCAGAGATTTATAAAAAAGCACAGCATGATTTTTTGGCGGTGCGTGTCGGCAATGATGATAACCTGCGGGCGATGAAGGATTGGTTCGACAAAACCGGCAAATTGTTTGACCCGCACAGCACCATCGCCCTGCGCGCGTTGGAAAACCATTGCGATGCTGGCGGCGAAGAATCGGAATCCCCATGGTTGGCCTTGGCGACCGCCGATGCGCGAAAATTTTCGGTGGCGATTGATAGGGCGGGCATGCCGCAACCGCCATTGAGCGATGATTTAAAAACCATGTTGGCAATGCCGGAAAAATTAACCATCTTGGATAATGATATTCAATCGGTCGCGCAATATCTTGCAGGCAATTTGGTGTAG
- the dnaE gene encoding DNA polymerase III subunit alpha codes for MTKFIHLRNASPYSLSRGMLRVREMVAAARQYQMPALALTDRDNFFGAMEFSQTAVEQGIQPIIGVDAAVGFEHDGVWLVARIGLLCQSRAGYQKIIGVMSDAYGRQEPGTDFCMPLEAFENNEGVIALTGGVQGALMPLLHRGKEELANAWLEKLARLFPGRCYVELQRHHNDIREDIIERAAEPMLIDLAFKKSLPLVATNDCHFMTPNLVVAQSVLMCIAAQKKLTDDDHPQLTAEHYFKSPAQMTALFADVPEAIAQTKVIAERCHFILEKTKPIIPVYRANKVVAGAAGKGMEKISAGAIPAELENKPAEEILAVIARDHLVKKLKLLKIEDSKWPEYNKRLDYELSVIKEAGFSDYFLIVADFIRYAKDNGIPVGPGRGSAAGSLTAFSLGITNLDPIHYGLFFERFLNPGRIEMPDVDIDFCQERRDEVLQYVKEKYGETHVAQIITFGSLQARAAIRDVGRVLGHPYGKIDDIAKLIPFRFEAAAVVDEGAETEEEKEKRNRKLPLALQQSPDLKKLYDGDEVTRQVMDMAQMLEGLYRHAATHAAGVVMAGRPLKEVVPLYRDAKSDGNLLMTQFSMKSAELAGLLKFDFLGLTTLSIMDRCIRKIKEQRGIDINLDTIPLDDKKTFEVFCQSKTIGIFQFESDGITDLLFKMQPDRLEHLIAAVALYRPGPMDLIPSYLARRAGKEKIEYDHPSLHQVLAETNGLPIYQEQVIEIARVFAGFSAGDADVFRKAMGKKDKKKMAIMKADFIKGAMEKHKVGEGLANKIFDMVEKFAGYGFNKSHSAAYGLVAYQTAYLKTHYPVEFMAANMTFGMGDTDRLAVLMAEAKTMGIEVLPPNVLSSDVLFEVCYDDEEKPTAINYGLAALKNVGVKAVRALTLARGATGKTANKQINSLWDFFQSMPADTAIFNKRMLESMASAGAFDSIHANRREVFENIPLVLKFMSAMEKESENGTTSLFHQDEEFDKNMVQPLDQFAPWQEKELGQRELESFGFYFAHHPLRGFETLAEDYTLTPINELKQLVGGKVNVLAVINEVRVRQTKAGKDFYVLTLSDSGGDIDINYFDANKKIKEFLIPNEKIFIEVEITQDKNDNTRFYRNIRKIVRAADMVSEKGSSAGFSKNPVAQKMTDAPKKDSYKLLKIKLYDGVEGQSQLPLLRDILKQQKEGYGQVRVELQLPEKMVTMDLGLSLSIHGDIAQSLHQIKNMEFSLEN; via the coding sequence ATGACCAAATTTATTCACTTGCGTAATGCCTCGCCCTATTCCTTATCGCGCGGCATGTTGCGGGTAAGGGAAATGGTGGCGGCGGCGCGGCAATATCAGATGCCGGCACTTGCCCTGACCGACCGCGATAATTTTTTTGGCGCGATGGAGTTTTCGCAAACCGCGGTTGAGCAGGGCATTCAACCGATTATCGGCGTCGATGCCGCGGTCGGGTTCGAGCATGACGGGGTGTGGTTGGTGGCGCGCATCGGGTTATTGTGCCAATCGCGGGCGGGGTATCAAAAAATTATCGGTGTGATGAGCGATGCCTATGGCCGGCAAGAACCGGGCACCGATTTTTGCATGCCACTCGAGGCGTTTGAAAATAACGAGGGGGTTATCGCCCTGACCGGCGGGGTGCAGGGGGCGTTGATGCCGCTCCTCCACCGTGGCAAGGAAGAATTGGCAAATGCCTGGTTAGAAAAATTGGCGCGGCTGTTCCCCGGGCGATGCTACGTCGAATTGCAACGCCACCATAATGATATTCGCGAGGATATTATCGAGCGCGCGGCCGAGCCTATGCTGATTGATTTGGCATTTAAAAAATCCTTGCCATTGGTGGCGACCAACGATTGTCATTTTATGACGCCCAATTTGGTGGTGGCGCAATCGGTGTTGATGTGCATCGCGGCGCAAAAAAAACTAACCGATGACGACCACCCGCAACTAACCGCCGAGCATTATTTTAAATCGCCGGCGCAGATGACCGCGTTGTTCGCCGATGTGCCCGAGGCAATTGCGCAAACCAAGGTCATTGCCGAGCGATGCCATTTTATTTTGGAAAAAACCAAACCGATTATTCCGGTGTATCGCGCCAATAAAGTCGTCGCCGGCGCGGCCGGCAAGGGGATGGAAAAAATATCGGCCGGTGCAATACCGGCGGAATTGGAAAACAAACCAGCCGAGGAAATTTTGGCGGTGATTGCCCGCGACCATTTGGTAAAAAAATTAAAATTGTTAAAAATCGAGGACAGCAAATGGCCGGAATATAACAAGCGATTGGATTATGAATTGTCGGTCATTAAGGAAGCCGGCTTTTCCGATTATTTTTTAATCGTTGCCGATTTTATTCGCTACGCCAAGGACAATGGGATTCCGGTTGGGCCCGGGCGGGGGTCGGCGGCTGGCTCCCTCACCGCCTTTAGCCTCGGCATCACCAACCTTGACCCGATTCATTACGGGTTATTTTTTGAACGATTTTTGAACCCGGGGCGGATTGAAATGCCCGACGTCGATATCGATTTTTGCCAAGAACGCCGCGACGAGGTTTTGCAATATGTTAAGGAAAAATACGGTGAGACCCACGTGGCGCAGATTATAACCTTTGGTTCGTTGCAGGCGCGTGCCGCGATTCGCGATGTTGGTCGCGTGCTCGGCCACCCCTATGGCAAGATAGACGACATTGCCAAATTGATACCCTTTCGGTTTGAGGCGGCGGCCGTGGTCGATGAAGGTGCCGAAACCGAAGAAGAAAAGGAAAAGCGTAATCGCAAATTGCCGCTCGCCCTGCAACAATCGCCCGATTTAAAAAAACTATATGATGGCGATGAGGTCACCCGCCAAGTGATGGACATGGCGCAAATGCTTGAGGGGTTATATCGCCACGCCGCAACGCACGCCGCCGGCGTTGTCATGGCCGGACGACCGTTGAAGGAAGTGGTGCCGCTTTACCGCGATGCCAAAAGCGATGGCAATTTGCTGATGACGCAATTTTCGATGAAGTCGGCCGAATTGGCTGGGTTGTTAAAATTTGATTTCTTGGGGTTGACGACCCTGAGCATCATGGACCGCTGTATCAGAAAAATAAAAGAACAACGCGGCATCGATATTAACCTTGATACGATTCCGCTGGATGATAAAAAAACCTTCGAGGTTTTTTGTCAATCGAAAACCATCGGTATATTTCAATTTGAATCCGACGGCATCACCGATTTGTTGTTTAAAATGCAACCCGATAGGCTGGAGCATCTTATCGCCGCGGTCGCGCTTTACCGCCCGGGGCCGATGGATTTGATTCCAAGTTACTTGGCGCGCCGCGCTGGCAAGGAAAAAATCGAATATGACCACCCGTCGCTCCACCAGGTATTGGCCGAAACCAATGGCCTGCCGATTTATCAAGAGCAGGTTATTGAAATTGCTCGCGTGTTTGCCGGATTTTCGGCGGGTGATGCCGACGTGTTCCGAAAAGCAATGGGTAAAAAAGATAAGAAAAAAATGGCGATTATGAAGGCCGACTTCATCAAGGGGGCGATGGAAAAACATAAGGTCGGGGAAGGACTTGCCAATAAAATTTTTGACATGGTCGAAAAATTTGCTGGCTACGGGTTTAATAAATCACACTCCGCGGCCTATGGGCTGGTGGCCTATCAAACGGCTTATTTGAAGACGCATTACCCGGTTGAATTCATGGCGGCCAACATGACCTTTGGCATGGGCGACACCGACCGCTTGGCGGTGTTGATGGCCGAGGCCAAGACAATGGGGATAGAGGTCTTGCCGCCCAATGTCTTGTCGTCCGACGTGTTGTTCGAGGTATGTTATGACGATGAAGAAAAACCAACCGCCATCAATTATGGCTTGGCGGCGTTAAAAAATGTCGGGGTCAAGGCGGTGCGGGCACTGACACTGGCGCGTGGCGCGACCGGCAAAACCGCCAACAAACAAATCAACAGCCTGTGGGATTTTTTTCAATCGATGCCCGCCGACACCGCGATATTTAACAAAAGAATGTTGGAGAGCATGGCGTCGGCCGGCGCGTTTGATAGCATTCACGCCAATCGGCGGGAGGTGTTTGAGAACATCCCCCTGGTGTTAAAATTCATGTCGGCGATGGAGAAGGAAAGCGAGAACGGCACGACGTCGCTGTTTCACCAAGATGAAGAATTTGACAAAAACATGGTGCAACCGCTCGACCAATTTGCGCCGTGGCAAGAAAAAGAATTGGGGCAACGCGAATTGGAATCCTTCGGGTTTTATTTTGCGCATCACCCATTGCGCGGGTTTGAAACCCTGGCCGAGGATTACACCCTGACGCCCATCAACGAATTAAAACAATTGGTCGGCGGCAAGGTTAATGTTTTGGCGGTGATAAACGAGGTGCGGGTGCGCCAGACCAAGGCGGGCAAAGATTTTTATGTGTTGACCTTAAGCGACAGCGGCGGCGATATTGATATTAATTATTTCGACGCCAATAAAAAAATTAAAGAATTTTTAATCCCCAATGAAAAAATTTTTATCGAGGTTGAAATCACCCAAGATAAAAATGACAACACGCGTTTTTATCGCAACATTCGCAAAATTGTTCGCGCCGCCGATATGGTTAGCGAAAAGGGCAGTAGCGCGGGGTTCAGCAAAAACCCGGTGGCACAAAAAATGACCGACGCGCCGAAAAAAGATTCCTACAAATTATTAAAAATAAAACTATACGACGGGGTAGAAGGGCAATCGCAATTGCCATTGCTTCGCGATATTTTAAAACAGCAGAAAGAAGGTTACGGCCAGGTGCGGGTCGAATTGCAATTGCCGGAAAAAATGGTGACGATGGATTTGGGATTATCGCTGTCGATTCACGGCGATATTGCGCAATCGTTGCACCAAATAAAAAACATGGAATTTTCGCTGGAAAATTAA
- a CDS encoding cyclopropane-fatty-acyl-phospholipid synthase family protein: MSQTLIEKFLQSIGNIKIGQLTVTLPSGREIHLGGKKPGHRAKLTITDNRFFPMVILQEGIGFTRAYMAGYVECDDLIAFARLIFQNMTTQNGWQLLRRVGNMGEKLKYFFQQNTLAGSKKNIPAHYDLGNSFYQLWLDKNMNYSSALYKNNKEDLVTAQLQKNQRILDVFDKPSGRLLEIGCGWGAFAELSVDSGDYDFHGISLSHQQLKYAQDRLKKRANMEYLDYRHLTKKYDRIASIEMFEAVGRKFWDSYFQTVYNALADGGRAVIASIYIDDKFYDNYQKSTDMIRTFIFPGGYLPSPTGFFAVAKNAGLKTTGVFNYGLSYAKTLKLWLENFDKKYKEIKKLGYKDDFIRLWRCYLAFCSAGFAEERIGVMQAAFEKIK, encoded by the coding sequence ATGTCTCAAACCTTAATCGAAAAATTTTTACAATCTATCGGTAATATTAAAATCGGCCAACTAACCGTCACGCTTCCCTCGGGGCGCGAAATACATTTGGGTGGCAAAAAACCCGGCCATAGGGCAAAATTAACCATCACCGATAATCGTTTTTTCCCGATGGTCATCCTGCAGGAAGGCATCGGCTTCACCCGCGCCTACATGGCGGGTTATGTCGAATGCGACGACCTCATTGCCTTCGCCCGCTTGATATTTCAAAACATGACGACGCAAAATGGTTGGCAATTGTTGCGGCGCGTCGGCAACATGGGTGAAAAACTCAAGTATTTTTTTCAACAAAACACCTTGGCTGGGTCGAAAAAAAATATTCCAGCGCATTATGACCTGGGTAATAGTTTTTATCAATTGTGGCTTGATAAAAACATGAATTATTCGTCGGCCCTTTATAAAAATAATAAGGAGGATTTGGTAACCGCGCAATTGCAAAAAAATCAACGGATTCTTGATGTGTTCGATAAACCATCGGGCCGCCTGTTGGAAATTGGTTGCGGCTGGGGCGCGTTTGCCGAATTAAGCGTCGACAGCGGCGATTACGATTTCCACGGCATCTCGCTATCGCACCAACAATTAAAATACGCGCAGGACCGATTGAAAAAACGCGCCAACATGGAATACCTCGATTATCGCCACCTGACCAAAAAATATGACCGCATCGCCTCTATCGAAATGTTCGAGGCCGTCGGGCGAAAATTTTGGGATTCCTATTTTCAAACGGTTTACAATGCCCTGGCCGATGGTGGCCGCGCGGTTATCGCCTCGATTTATATCGATGACAAATTTTATGACAATTACCAAAAATCGACCGACATGATTCGCACCTTTATTTTTCCGGGCGGCTACTTGCCATCGCCCACCGGTTTTTTCGCGGTTGCCAAAAACGCCGGCTTAAAAACCACCGGGGTTTTCAATTATGGTTTGTCCTATGCCAAGACATTAAAATTGTGGCTTGAAAATTTTGATAAAAAATATAAGGAAATAAAAAAACTCGGCTATAAAGATGATTTTATCCGCCTGTGGCGTTGCTACCTCGCCTTTTGCTCGGCTGGCTTTGCCGAGGAACGCATCGGCGTGATGCAGGCCGCGTTTGAAAAAATAAAGTAA